The stretch of DNA CCCGCGCAGCACGGGGAGGGGGTCGAGGCGGTAGTCATTCACGATCGCCGTACCTTCACCTCCCAGGAAGTGCAGGAAGCGTAGCCCCTCCAGCAGCTCGAAGGCGAGGAGGAAGTCGGCCTTGGCCACCTCGACCAGGGGGGAATGGACCTTCTCCCCCCACCGCACCATGCACACCACGCTGCCCCCCCGCTGGGCCATGCCGTGCACCTCCGAGGTCTTGACGTCGTAGCCCATGGAGAGCGCCGCCTCCGCCAGCACGCGGGCCGAGAGCACGTTGCCCTGGCCCCCCACGCCCGCAAGGAGGACGTCAGCCACCTTCCGCCACCTCCTCCAGGGCCCCGGGGCGGCATACCTGCGCGCACATGGAACACCCCACGCACAGGTCCTCCTGCACCACCGCTTTCTCGCCGCGCATGACCAGGGCGGGGCATCCCAGGCGCAGGCAGCGCCTGCAGCCGGTGCACTCCTCCTCCCGCACGCGGTAGACGACGCCCGCGCGGCGCTCGCGCAGCACGCAGGGGCGGCGGGAGATGATCACCGAGGTGCGCGGCGCCTCCATCTCCTCGCGGATGACCGCCTCCATCTCCTCCAGTTCCCAGGGGTCGACGACGCGCACCGACTGCACCCCCACGGCCCGGCACAGTTCCGCCAGGTCCAGGGCACTGGTGTCCTCGCCCATGAGCGTCCTGCCCGTGCCGGGGTGGTCCTGGAAGCCGGTCATGGCGGTGGTGCGGTTGTCCAGGATGACGATGGTGGAGATGGTGTTATTGTAGACCATGTCGATGAGGCCGGTGATGCCGCCGTGGATGAAGGTGGAATCGCCGAGCACGCACACCACCTTGCCCGCCTTGTCCGCGTTGGCCTCGCTCGAGTCGAAGGCCCTCTCCATGCCCAGGGCCATGCCCACGCTGGCCCCCATGCACACCTGGCAGTCGATCCCCGCCAGCGGCGG from Actinomycetota bacterium encodes:
- a CDS encoding indolepyruvate oxidoreductase subunit beta gives rise to the protein MADVLLAGVGGQGNVLSARVLAEAALSMGYDVKTSEVHGMAQRGGSVVCMVRWGEKVHSPLVEVAKADFLLAFELLEGLRFLHFLGGEGTAIVNDYRLDPLPVLRGDAVYPEGALGFIRAYAARTLEMDARELAVRAGNARAAGSCLLGALSRFLDFPEGVWEESIRGAVPSRAVEVNLKAFALGRAGTAGPS